Sequence from the Pseudostreptobacillus hongkongensis genome:
TAGTTTTTCCACTACCTGTTCCTCCAGCAATACCTATAATAATTGTTTTTTTCATTTTCTCCTCCTATATTAATCCAAGTAATTTAATTACTTCAGATTTGTCTGTAGCATTTATTAAGTCTTCTAATATTTCTTCTTCATATGAAAGTTTTGAAATCTTTTGTAATAAATCTAAATGCTCTCTTTTAATATTTTCAGGAGAAGCTATCATAAAGAATAATTTAGATGGTTCACTATCAAATGAATCAAAATCAATACCTTCTGGTACTATAGCTAAAGATAGAGCAAGTTTTTCAACTGCTGGGCTTTTAGCATGTGGTATAGCTATACCATCTTGCATACCTGTTGAAGTTAAATTTTCTCTTTCTATCAAATCTTCTACAAATGTATCAA
This genomic interval carries:
- a CDS encoding PTS sugar transporter subunit IIA gives rise to the protein MKITDFLVENRIVFGLKSKNKEAVLKEMAELFLTSNDIIKEGMFDTFVEDLIERENLTSTGMQDGIAIPHAKSPAVEKLALSLAIVPEGIDFDSFDSEPSKLFFMIASPENIKREHLDLLQKISKLSYEEEILEDLINATDKSEVIKLLGLI